AACCCTGGCAATATTGtagaataaatgtatgaattaaTGTTTGCTTTAATACGTTCATCTAAACGTATTTCTACGGGCAGATCAACCTTTATCCAATTCATAAACGTTTCTTATATTCTACAGTGTCGCTGCTGTGCGATAATTTAACAGGTTCAAGGTTCAAGCTCTAAATTCCTTGAATGCAACGCAATAAAAATGGATTATGATTCCGGCTCAGTTGAGGTGGAATAAGCACGCTGGAGGTTGTGAGTAATGAAAAGCACACCAAAGGAAGAGCGCCAAACATTCCTTTTAtaactcctctctcttttttttttctcccctccccaGCTAAAATACAATAAGATTAGTTTATAATGAAGCTTTTCATCAGAAACTGTTCTTTTCAGTCAGCGCAGGTGTACAATTGGGTTGGTAGggggtggtggttggtggtggtggttggtggtgcTGCTGGCTGGGGGTAGGGGGGGgtagagggagagggagagggagggagggcttGAGGAGTCTCACGCCTAGGTGCGAGGAGATTATTCAAATAGGGCCCAAGGCGTAGAAGTAGGGATTGGAGGCTTGCCTAGCGCACAGAGCTATATCACAGCGTTAACAGGCAGCACGGAGCGTCATTTGAACTCCAGTCACTGACAGACGCATTTCACGGCTGGCTCCATAAGACACACATGCGCCAGTCCTTGACGAAGGGACACACCGACGATCCAAATACACTTAGTAGTCCCCAGTCACCTGCTATTAGAGAGACTTTTGGCTTTTCCTCTGCTGGGAGACGCTTTGTAAAAGTCCTCCATGATGCTTGGAGCAGTTAAAATGGAAGGACACGAACACACCGACTGGAGCACCTACTACGGAGAGCCCGAGGTGGGTaccttaaatatatattttttttctccgtcTAAAGCCGATCCCATTTTATACAACTCAATATTAGCCCTGAGATAATATTAACTTTGTGATCAAATATTGACTTGAGGCGCCTCCAAATCCTCCCCCATCTCCACGCAGCGCACTATCCTAACAAAGTTGCTTGACAtgtagggagggaggggggggaacGACTTTTCACTCGGATTATAATTTCACATACGTATCTTTACTAAATCAGATTATTTTTCCTCATGTTTCCACTCAACAAACAGCTGAGCTGTTTGATTTTGCGGATATTGATTCAAATATTTGTGTTGCCAGTCGCTGTTTTGTGTGCGAGCACAGTCATATTAGGTGTCACCATTATTCTCGgcattgtatatttttttttttttgcggattgtttaacttcatttatttaCCACACGCGTGGTATCAAATGTGTTCTCAAACATATGCAGCTGGGTTTTTAATTTTGAAACCAGTTCACGCGGAAGCAGTATGTCCATTTGAGCCTTTACGAACCAGTGcgcatttaaaataataattactttaATGGTATTTTAATTCAGTGCAATCATTCTGATTTCATATGACTTGAAGAAAAACTGTATGTTCAGTAATTGCTGTCATGTTTGTGCCAGATGAAACTGATGATTCTCTCTTCCTCACTGACAGTGTTACACCTCGGTTGGCAACATGAACACGGGCCTGGGAATGAACTCTATGAATACCTACATGAGCATGTCCGGCATGAACACCACTGCCAACATGACGGCCAACTCCATGAACATGTCATACGTCAACACGGGCATGAGTCCCTCCATGACCGGCATGTCACCGGGCGCCGGAGCCATGAACGGCATGGGCGCAGGCATGACGGCCATGAGCGCAGCCCTGAGCCCCAGTATGAGTCCCATGACGGCGCAGCCCGCATCCATGAACGCCCTGACATCCTACACCAACATGAACGCCATGAGCCCCATATACGGACAGTCTAACATCAACAGGTCCAGAGACCCTAAGACCTACCGCAGGAGCTATACGCACGCCAAACCTCCATATTCCTACATTTCTCTCATCACCATGGCTATCCAGCAGTCGCCCAGCAAGATGCTGACACTGGCCGAGATCTACCAGTGGATAATGGACCTTTTCCCTTTTTATCGACAGAATCAGCAGCGCTGGCAGAACTCCATTCGCCATTCTTTGTCGTTCAATGACTGTTTCCTCAAAGTGCCCAGGTCACCGGATAAACCCGGGAAAGGCTCCTTTTGGACTCTCCACCCGGACTCCGGGAACATGTTTGAGAACGGCTGCTACCTGAGGAGGCAGAAGCGCTTCAAGTGCGATAAGAAGACCATGAAGGAAAACGGCCGCAAAGGGGGAGACGGCGGCTCCTccaacagcagctcagagagctGCAACGGCAACGAGTCCCCGCACTCTAACTCTTCCTCCGGCGACCACAAAAGGTCCCTGTCGGACATGAAGACGAGCCAGGCCCTGAGCCCGGAGCACGCTGCCGCCTCCCCGGTCTCACAGGGGCAGCACCTCATGTCTCAGCATCACTCGGTGCTTGCGCACGAAGCGCACCTGAAGCCGGAACACCACTACTCCTTCAATCACCCCTTCTCCATTAATAACCTCATGTCTTcggagcagcagcatcacaaaATGGACCTAAAGACATACGAGCAGGTGATGCATTACTCTGGCTATGGCTCCCCCATGGCCGGGGCTCTTTCCATGGGCTCCATGGGGGGGAAACCCGGTCTGGATGCTTCATCCATACCTGACACAACTTACTACCAAGGCGTGTATTCCAGGCCGATCATGAACTCCTCATAAACTCTTTACCCCTCCATCCGATGTGGACACTCTTCCCTTCaatttgtacatttgtaaaaaaaaataaaaaaaaatatagagtttgtgtacaatatgtatttcagatatttttgaCGTTTCCCACCGTTTTAGTTGTCGAGTTTGTTAGTAGCCTAATTATTTTGAGAGAGGatgttgataataataattaaaagtaaTGATAATGTGACGAGATCTGTTCAGAAGTCGGCTTCAGGAATGGACcccaaagacaaaacaaaaacttgctgtaaaaaaaaaaaaaagaaaaaggaaaaaaaaaaaaaagcctccatcTGCATAACTGGATTCCTAAATGAATTTAAGGATTTCTTCAATCATTTGTGTAATTCCTATTTATGGCTTGTATATGTGTATTCTTGTAGTGACAAGAGCAGAATCTATATTAAAGTGttattggttttgttttctgaacatGATGGTGTTTGccgttattattattttttattcttattttatagtatttattattatatgttaatttattttatccTCATTATTAAACAGCTAAACATTATAAACAGATACCATGTTTCTGTTGATGGTGACTTAAATTAGCTAAATGGTAcaacattataaaacacaagTTAGGGCAAAAATAGTTCACAcgaaagagaaaacatttattttatttaccttcaatgttaaaagcaaaaaacaaccAAGAACAATTTTACTTTTCACTTACATCCAGTTTCTGTTATTTATGCCAAACACTGATAACATTAAGAATGACCTGTTTGTGCCTTAAATGAGTTTCGCAATAattattgattttttgttttttaattttaattctaggaattaaaaaataataatggacaatatatatatttatatatatctatatatataatatctataatatatatatatattatatatatatatatatattatatataaaatattaaggCGCATGTTTTCAGGAGGTTTGTAGCTTTGCTGGACAATATTGTGAAAATGCCTCTCCAATTTGTCAGTCCgaaaatgcaaacaaaacacacacacgcttattAATCCCAAACACAAATTAGGATATTTATGAGGGTTTAAGTTTATCCAACACATCAGCACCTctaatatattaaaacataacaaaacaacatttttcgTTCTTGACAGAAGCAGAAACTCGGATACAAATTTACGCGTGTGCTGCGAATGAAAATGACCTTTACCATCATGCAGGAGATCACTCATAAGAGCACATTGTTTGAGTCATCTCGCTAACATTCAGCTGCTGCATCCTGCATGTGTGGCAagagtaaataataataaaacatatctaATATATTAAATCAGCCATATAAATTCCCCAACATTCAGTGAGACACATTATGATTCAACCTAtcaagctctctctctctcttctctctgtcccacacacacacacacacacacacacacacacacacacacacacacacacacacacacacacagcaaagtttAGATCAGTGAATAAGATTAAGTGTCATTGTCACATAAAACAGCCTCCCGTGGCGCAGGAGAATAGTTGCTGGAAAAGAAGGCTGATTTGGGAACAGAGCCGCCTGAATGTGATGCTCTAACTTCTCTCCCCTCAATCTGGGGGTCCATTGTCTACACCCTATTTTTAAAGTAGTTGGAACCTCCCCTCTTGTTAGATAAGATAGGCTCGTTGTCGTCCAAATGAATCAACCCCCCcccacatctcctcctcctccttctcccttcctccttttttttttttttgcattctcTTCCCTGCTGAGCTCAAATCCAAGGCCAGAGGAGTCTGGGGACATTTCTGCTCCCCCTTATAACTAAATGACACCCCTTCGTCTTCTGAACACGTAGGGCCTAAAGTGTGCGTTTATTCTCCAGACCCTCTTTACAGATCGTACTTTAAACAGCGTGATCTGCGAATAAACAAAGCCAGTAAACAATAGAGTGGAGGCTATGCCCACATATAGGaagagtacacacacaaaccaaattgCACAAGTGTAAACTTTGAATAGGACGCCGCAGCTCTGTAAATTTACACAGACATTAAATTTCGTTCTATTCATTTTAGACATATAATGCTAAGCTGATTTTTTATAGCACACTGATCGATATCTCtgtaaaataatcatttttttaactAGCGGGGCAGTGAAATCTTTGCTTTGTGCTAAAGTCAACAGTGACAGAGTTTGAGCTCAAATAAATGCCGTGATGTCTGGAGCCCTTTGCAGAAGGCAGAAGGCGATGCTTCTACAATGGGCTCCTGTGTGGCTTGCCAACAACAAGCACCGGCTATTTTGCACAGGtatgaagcttttattttctataaaaatCTTTATTCCTTACTAGAAGGGAGACGTGGTTTTGATGGCCTTTTTCCTGGACATGCATGAGACAGGGGGGGGtagtgttggtggtggtggtggtgttggtggtggcaGAAGCTGATATCCTAAATTCGTGAGAATAGAAGACGTATTGGATTTCACGACAGGGTGGCGCAAAGCTGAGGGGATCTGCAGGTTATGCGATA
This DNA window, taken from Larimichthys crocea isolate SSNF chromosome XXIV, L_crocea_2.0, whole genome shotgun sequence, encodes the following:
- the foxa2 gene encoding forkhead box protein A2, with product MMLGAVKMEGHEHTDWSTYYGEPECYTSVGNMNTGLGMNSMNTYMSMSGMNTTANMTANSMNMSYVNTGMSPSMTGMSPGAGAMNGMGAGMTAMSAALSPSMSPMTAQPASMNALTSYTNMNAMSPIYGQSNINRSRDPKTYRRSYTHAKPPYSYISLITMAIQQSPSKMLTLAEIYQWIMDLFPFYRQNQQRWQNSIRHSLSFNDCFLKVPRSPDKPGKGSFWTLHPDSGNMFENGCYLRRQKRFKCDKKTMKENGRKGGDGGSSNSSSESCNGNESPHSNSSSGDHKRSLSDMKTSQALSPEHAAASPVSQGQHLMSQHHSVLAHEAHLKPEHHYSFNHPFSINNLMSSEQQHHKMDLKTYEQVMHYSGYGSPMAGALSMGSMGGKPGLDASSIPDTTYYQGVYSRPIMNSS